The Ornithinimicrobium sufpigmenti genome includes the window CGCCCGGCCTGACCACGGTCGCGCAGCCGGTCACCGTGCTGGGGGAGACGGCGGCCCGGGCGGTCATCGCCCAGGCGACCGGTGAGGCCACCGGCCGCGAGCTGACCCAGGTGGTGCCGGTGCGGCTCGTGGAGCGCGGGTCGACCGGGCCGGTCAGGTCCTGAGCCGGAAGAGGATCTCCCCGGCGTTGTGGATGACGGTGGTGCCCGGCTCCTGCGCCAGCTCCTCCAGGTCGATGGTGTCCGGGTCCAGGTAGCCCAGGTTGACCTGCTCGCAGGTCTCGCGAGGGATGCCGGTCGCCAGCGTCACCGAGATCCGCAGGTGCTCCTCCCCCGTCCCCGGGTCGTAGGTGCCCTGCCCCCGTAGGTGCGTGGAGTGGGCCAGCACCCCCCAGGGGACGTCCTTGAACTTCTCCCACTGGGTCAGGAAGTAGTCCCGGCAGTGGTAGCCGATCTCGTAGATCTCCGGGTGGGTCTCGGAGACCTCCGTGACGTGCGGGGCGTAGATGACGACCTCGCCGCCGTCAGCGATCGCCGGCTCGGTCTTGTAGCCACCCTTGGCGGCCGTCCAGATGTCGTCGTAGCGGGTCGGCATCACGGCGATGACCCGTTGGAAGGGCTCATCCAGCCAGGTGACGTGGGTCGCCGAGGCGATCGCCGCCGTCTGCTCCCACGCGTCCTCCGGCGTGCCGAAGGCGGCCGCCTCGAGCTCGCCGGAGCCGGACTGGACCACGCAGCACAGCGCCAGGCGCAGGGTCGGGATCATCGAGGCACCCTCGTTGATCATCGCCCGCACCGGGGTGATGCCGGTCGTGCCGATGATCTCGGTGGAGGTGATCAGCGCACCGACCCAGTGCGTCATGTCGATGAACGCCTGGCTGGAGACGCCGGGGATGAAGTACTTGTTGCCGCCGGAGATGCCCACCACCTCGTGCGGGAACACCGGACCCACGACGATCGCCACGTCCGACTCGACCACGTGCCGGTTGATCACGATGGGGGCGTCCTCCTCGAGCCGGCCCTCGGACAGCTCGGCGATGCGGGCGGCGGGGATGGTGCCCACCTGCACCAGCATGTCCGGGTCTGCCCACTCGTGGTTGACCACCCGCAGGCCCGGGTAGGCAGCCTCCAGGCTCTCGGGCTGGCCGGGCCCGCCCACCCCGAAGTGCCGGTCGATCTCCTCGGGCTCCATGTAGGAGTGGGTGCCCAGGGCGATGACCGCGGTGAGCGAGCCGACGATCGGCGACAGGTGCCGGTGCAGCGTCCCCACCAGCAGCGGCAGGGGGCACGAACGCGTGTGGTCCGGCACGACGAGGACGACGTCGCGACCGCTGAGGCTGTCGCCCAGCCGCGCCACCTGCTCGACGACGAGGGCGTCCAGCTGGTCGTCGCTGACCTGCTCGTGCGGACCGCCGACGAGGCGGCAGGGGATCGGGTCGGTGGAGCTCATGTTCTCACCCTAGGCCTGGTGCGCCTGCCGGGCGTGGCGACGGCCGAAGACAGTCCGCAACCGACGGCAACAGTTGGCAACAGCGTGCTACGGAGCCGTCCGAGTTGCCAGGATGGCCGGACGGTCAGGTCGCCGGAGCCGCGGGCTGACCCATCGACGAAAGGCGGCACAGCAGTGCGGATCACACCAGCCGGAGGGGCGTTCGCGCTCGCTGCGGCGCTCACGCTCACCCTCTCCGCGTGCGGGGGCGAGACGGCGGCCGGCGGTCAGGACCGCGCCATCCTGCGCCTGGCCCTGAACCAGGCCGAAGGCCACCCGAGCTACGTCGCGCTGCAGAACTTCAGCGACCGGCTCGAGGAGCGCACGGACGGCCGGGTGTTCATCGACGTCTACGCCAACGAGACGCTCGGCGCCCAGGCCGAGGCGCTGCAGCTGGTCTCCGACGACATCATCGCCCTGGCGATCGTCTCGGGCACGCAGCTGGAGAACCTGCACCCCGACTTCGTGGTGTTCAACATGCCGCGGGTCTTCGACGACGTCGAGCACCAGCTGACGGTCGTCAACGACCCCGCGATCGTCGGCGACCTCTACACCTCGCTCGAGGACAGCGAGAACTTCACCGTCCTCGGCGGCCTCACCCAGGGCTCGCGCCACCTCTACACCTCCCGGCCGGTGACCGAGCCGGCGGACATGGCGGGCCTGAAGATCCGCGTGCAGGAGAGCCCCCTGCACCTGGCGATGATCAACGCCATGGGCGGGTCCGCGACGCCGATGGCGTACGGCGAGGTCTACACCGCGATGCAGTCCGGCGTGCTGGACGGGGCCGAGAACAACGAGGTCTCCTACGTCACCCAGAAGCACTTCGAGGTGGCGCCTCACCTGTCGCTGACCAACCACCTGGTGGGCCTGGACTACCTCATCATCAACAGCGACACCCTCGACGGCCTGGAGCAGCAGGACGAGCAGGCCTTCCTGGAGGAGTGGGAGGCGGCATACCTGGAGCACGCGGAGCTGTGGGCCGAGGCCACCGAGGAGGCGGTCGAGGAGGCCCGGGCCGGTGGGGCGCAGATCCACGAGGTGGACGACCAGGCTTTCACCCAGGCCCTCGAACCGCTGCAGGAGCGCTTCCTGACCACCCCGGCCCAGCAGGCCCTGTTCGACGCCGCGCGCGCCGCGGCCGAGGAGTGAGCACGCCATGACCGTCGTCAAGAGAACCCTCGACGAGGTGCTGAAGTGGGCCTCGATCGTCCTCTTCGCCGCCCTCGTCGTCATCGTGGTGTGGCAGGTGGTCAGCCGCACGCTGGGCTCGGCCAGCACCTGGTCGGAGGAGGCGGCGCGCTACACCTTCGTGTGGCTGGGCTTCTTCGCCAGCGCACTGGTCTTCTCCGAGAAGGGCCACATCGCCGTGGACTTCCTGGTCCGCAAGCAGCCGTTGAGGGGTCAGCTGGTCACGGCCGTCCTCGCCCAGCTGTCCGTCCTGGCCTTCAGCGGCCTGGTGCTGGTCTGGGGCGGGCTGCGCGCCAGCACGGGCGCCTGGAACCAGCAGCTGTCCTCGCTGCCCGGCACGGTGGGCCTCATGTACACGGTGATGCCGCTGACGGGCATGATCATCGCCTTCTTCGCGGCCTACCACCTCGTCGAGCTGGTGCGGGGCGAGGAACCGCCGTACCCGGCGGACGTTGACGCTGACGACCGCCCGGCCGAGGCCGAGGTCCGGATGGACCTGCCCGAGCGGGGCCAGGTGAACCTCTGATGGATCTCGTCACCCTCGCCGCCCTGGTCCTCTTCGCGGGCATCGTCGTCTCGATCATCCTCGGCTTCCCCATCGCCGTCGGGATCGGGCTGTCCTCGCTGGCCGCCGCCGCCGTCTTCCTCGGCCCCGAGCGGGCCGTCTTCCTCACCGCCCAGCGCATGTTCACCGGCACCAACAGCTTCCCCTTGCTGGCCATCCCCCTCTTCGTGCTGGCCGGGGCGTTGATGAACACCGGCGGGATCGCCGCCCGCCTCATCGACGCGGCCAAGGTGCTCACCGGCCGCCTGCCCTCCTCCCTGGCCGCGACCAACGTGGTCGCCAACGGGCTGTTCGGCTCGGTCTCCGGGGCGGCGGTCGCCGCGGCGGCCGCGGTCGGCACCGTGACCCAGCCGAGGATGCGCGAGGAGGGCTACAACCGGGCGTATGCCGCCGCGGTCAACGTGGCCTCCGCCCCCGCCGGGATGCTCTTGCCCCCGAGCAACACCTTCATCGTCTACTCGCTGGTGAGCAGCACCTCGATCGCCGCGCTGTTCATGGCGGGCGTCGGTCCGGGCCTGGTCTGGCTCATCGCCTGCCTGGGCGTGGTGATGTTCATGCACAAGCGGTGGGGTGTCGCCGACCAGGGGGAGCGCCCCACTCTCGGCCAGGCGCTGCTGGTGCTGTGGCGGGCGGTGCCGTCCCTGCTGATGATCTTCATCGTGGTCGGCGGCATCCTGGCCGGCTGGTTCACCCCCACCGAGTCGGCGGCCATCGCGGTCGTCTACTGCCTGGTGCTGGGCTTCGCCTACCGCCAGCTGACCGCCGCCAAGCTGCCCGGCGTGCTGGCCGAGTCGGCCCGCACCACCGCGATCGTCATGCTGCTGGTCGGGGTCTCCTCGGCGTTGTCCTTCATGATGGCCTTCGCCCGGATCCCGGAGTTCGTCTCCGACCTGCTGCTGGGGCTGACCACCAACCCGCAGGCCATCCTCATCATCATGATGATCATCCTGCTGGCCGTCGGCACCTTCATGGACCCGACCCCCGCCATCCTGATCTTCACCCCGATCTTCCTGCCGATCGTCATCACGATGGGCATCGACCCGATCCACTTCGGCGCGATCATCGTCTACAACCTCTCCGTCGGGGTGATCACCCCGCCGGTGGGCAACGTCCTCTTCATCGGTGCCCGGGTCGCCGGGCTGCGCATCGAGCCGGTGACGGGCAAGCTGCTGTGGTTCCTGGCAGCGATCATCGTCGGACTGTTCGTCGTCGTCTTCGTCCCGCAGCTGTCGATGTGGCTGCCCACCGTGCTAGGACTGGTGTGACCCCCATGACCAACCCGACCAACATGACCAACCCGACCAACCCGACCACCTCCGGTGCGACGCTGTCCCTCCACCCGGACCGGTTGCTCCCGGCCGACCCGGGCACCCGGGCGGTGGCCAGGTCGCTCTACGAGCACGTGGCCGACCTGCCGATCATCTCCCCGCACGGGCACGTCCCGCCGGCCTGGCTGGCGCAGGACACGCCGTTCCGGGACCCGGCCTCGCTGCTCATCACCCCCGACCACTACGTCACCCGGATCATGCACGCCAGCGGTGTGGACCTGGCTGACCTGGGGGTGGGGCAGGGGGACCTGTCCGAGGAGGCCTCCCGCCGGGCCTTCCGGCTGCTGTGCGAGCACTGGCCCGCCTACCGGGGGACCCCGATGCGGCTGTGGCTGGAGCAGCAGCTGGTCGAGATCTTCGGCGTGGACGTGGTGCCGTCGCCCGAGACGGCCGACCAGGTCTACGACGCCGTCGCCGACTGGATCGGTCGGGAGTCCTCCCGGCCGCGGGCGCTGATGGAGCAGTTCGACATCGACTTCCTGGCGACCACCGACGACCCGTGCGACGACCTGGAGCACCACCGGCACCTGGCCGAGGACGGGTCGTTCACCCGCACGGTGGTGCCGACCTTCCGCCCGGACAAGTACCTCGAGCCGGCGGCCGCCGGGTGGGTCGACGACGTCGACCGGCTCGCCGAGGTGAGCGGGTCCGACACCGGGACGTATGCCGGGTGGGTCGCCGCGATGGAGAACCGCCGGACGTTCTTCAAGGAGCGGGGAGCGGTCTCCACCGACCACAGCCACCGCGACCTGGGCACCGAGCCGCTGGAGGACGCCGAGGCCGAGCGGCTCTACGCCCGGGCCCGCGCCGGGCAGATCTCCGCGGAGGACGGTGCCCGGCTG containing:
- a CDS encoding TRAP transporter large permease → MDLVTLAALVLFAGIVVSIILGFPIAVGIGLSSLAAAAVFLGPERAVFLTAQRMFTGTNSFPLLAIPLFVLAGALMNTGGIAARLIDAAKVLTGRLPSSLAATNVVANGLFGSVSGAAVAAAAAVGTVTQPRMREEGYNRAYAAAVNVASAPAGMLLPPSNTFIVYSLVSSTSIAALFMAGVGPGLVWLIACLGVVMFMHKRWGVADQGERPTLGQALLVLWRAVPSLLMIFIVVGGILAGWFTPTESAAIAVVYCLVLGFAYRQLTAAKLPGVLAESARTTAIVMLLVGVSSALSFMMAFARIPEFVSDLLLGLTTNPQAILIIMMIILLAVGTFMDPTPAILIFTPIFLPIVITMGIDPIHFGAIIVYNLSVGVITPPVGNVLFIGARVAGLRIEPVTGKLLWFLAAIIVGLFVVVFVPQLSMWLPTVLGLV
- a CDS encoding lactate racemase domain-containing protein, with product MSSTDPIPCRLVGGPHEQVSDDQLDALVVEQVARLGDSLSGRDVVLVVPDHTRSCPLPLLVGTLHRHLSPIVGSLTAVIALGTHSYMEPEEIDRHFGVGGPGQPESLEAAYPGLRVVNHEWADPDMLVQVGTIPAARIAELSEGRLEEDAPIVINRHVVESDVAIVVGPVFPHEVVGISGGNKYFIPGVSSQAFIDMTHWVGALITSTEIIGTTGITPVRAMINEGASMIPTLRLALCCVVQSGSGELEAAAFGTPEDAWEQTAAIASATHVTWLDEPFQRVIAVMPTRYDDIWTAAKGGYKTEPAIADGGEVVIYAPHVTEVSETHPEIYEIGYHCRDYFLTQWEKFKDVPWGVLAHSTHLRGQGTYDPGTGEEHLRISVTLATGIPRETCEQVNLGYLDPDTIDLEELAQEPGTTVIHNAGEILFRLRT
- a CDS encoding TRAP transporter substrate-binding protein; translation: MRITPAGGAFALAAALTLTLSACGGETAAGGQDRAILRLALNQAEGHPSYVALQNFSDRLEERTDGRVFIDVYANETLGAQAEALQLVSDDIIALAIVSGTQLENLHPDFVVFNMPRVFDDVEHQLTVVNDPAIVGDLYTSLEDSENFTVLGGLTQGSRHLYTSRPVTEPADMAGLKIRVQESPLHLAMINAMGGSATPMAYGEVYTAMQSGVLDGAENNEVSYVTQKHFEVAPHLSLTNHLVGLDYLIINSDTLDGLEQQDEQAFLEEWEAAYLEHAELWAEATEEAVEEARAGGAQIHEVDDQAFTQALEPLQERFLTTPAQQALFDAARAAAEE
- a CDS encoding TRAP transporter small permease, whose protein sequence is MTVVKRTLDEVLKWASIVLFAALVVIVVWQVVSRTLGSASTWSEEAARYTFVWLGFFASALVFSEKGHIAVDFLVRKQPLRGQLVTAVLAQLSVLAFSGLVLVWGGLRASTGAWNQQLSSLPGTVGLMYTVMPLTGMIIAFFAAYHLVELVRGEEPPYPADVDADDRPAEAEVRMDLPERGQVNL
- the uxaC gene encoding glucuronate isomerase; amino-acid sequence: MTNPTNMTNPTNPTTSGATLSLHPDRLLPADPGTRAVARSLYEHVADLPIISPHGHVPPAWLAQDTPFRDPASLLITPDHYVTRIMHASGVDLADLGVGQGDLSEEASRRAFRLLCEHWPAYRGTPMRLWLEQQLVEIFGVDVVPSPETADQVYDAVADWIGRESSRPRALMEQFDIDFLATTDDPCDDLEHHRHLAEDGSFTRTVVPTFRPDKYLEPAAAGWVDDVDRLAEVSGSDTGTYAGWVAAMENRRTFFKERGAVSTDHSHRDLGTEPLEDAEAERLYARARAGQISAEDGARLRRHMVAEMVRMATEDGLTMTFHPAVFRNHHPGTFARYGADVGADIPVSVEATRALQPALARYGTHPNLTLVLFTMDETIFSRELAPLAGFYPSVRIGVPWWFIDAPESIKRFRAAVTEYSGFTRTSGFIDDTRAFLSIPARHDMARRLDCGFLAELVTQHRLSEEEAHETAAYLVSTQPREVFGL